The Medicago truncatula cultivar Jemalong A17 chromosome 7, MtrunA17r5.0-ANR, whole genome shotgun sequence genome includes the window GTAGATGCAAAACTTTTATAGATAAATGACGCAACAAGTCTATAGCAGAATTAGTAACAACCAACATACAATTCATAACAATTTCTTTTCATTCAGAAAACAACAATCAAGCCCACAACTCTTAATTTCATATTCAATCGCAATTCGCAATTCGCACCATCATAAAATATGCTTAAACATCAAGTCAagaaattatgaagaaaaagaagcagCATTATGAGGATATATCAACCTTAGAATCCAAAAACTCAAACTCAAGAAACTCTTGTAATATATAAACTATGTTAGATTTCATTcttgacatatatattatactcttCACATAAGAGATATATGATGGCAAAGAGTGGCCTATAAACGTATAAAATGATCATACAATAACATACCTGTAATACAAGAGCGCATCCCTTAATCTGTAACCGTGAAGAATTTTTTCCATCACAAAAAAGAGGCGCTACTCGATTTAAACTGCAAGCAAGAGTTTCATAAACAGCGACACCCCAATTGTATCTCCCAAGGCAGTTCAAGTCGTCTAACATTTTTAGGCACCAACCACTAACCTTAACACTTGAATTTGGAAAGTAGAACTCGGCAAAACCAAGAAGTAAATAAAGTCGGCAAAACTTCTCAAGATCTTCGTCTCCTTccatattaataattttagcataaattgtttttacattgaTGACTTCATTATCAAACATTGCTTTCGTAGTGGATGTAGGGTCATTTTTGAAGTTCACCTTTTCACCTATTATACGAAGTCCTAATGCAAAACATACATCTAAAGGTGTAAACCGTATTATCCGACCTTGTATAGCAAACCCCCCACTCCTATCATCCCATCTTTCCACCAATTCTTCAAGCAAATTTtcagatatttttaatttcttaggCAAACTCAATAACCATTTAAAAGGTGTTTTCTGAATTTCAGACCTTTGAAGTTCGGTAAGCTTCTCGTTGACTTTAGTAATATACTTCGACTTACATTCATGCCTGAGACGTAACTGTAATAAACAAGAATTCCAAAGGCGACATATAAGGAAAGACattaacaaaaacacaaaagactaatgaaatcaaacaaactaATTGACATTCATCACATACACATACCATTTTGTTGGCTAGACAATGGTAGAATTACCACGGGAACAGATGCAATTGTTATTAGTGGTTGAGAAGACTACAACAGATGCAATTGTTATTGTCAATCAAGTGAATTGTTActgtaaaagtaaaaaaatatatataaaggcGTGTCATCTTCACAACTTAGATAATTTAGTTTACCATCAAATGCAATCTTAAAATTATTTAGTTTACTGTCAAATGCAATCTTGAATAATTTAGTTCACATCCACTACTATTATGTCTAGCTTTTATCTGAATGAATGACCATGTAATTTTGTCTATGAATATTAAGAATTGACTATTGAATATCAATGAATGACTTGCTTCAAATGTCTTAGGAAAATTGAATTGCTGAATTTGagattcagatttttttttaaattggattcAACTAGTTTGATATTTACttaatgatgaatatgataaaaaatagttccaaggaaaaaaaattactctcGTGCATTACATCAGAAACAACCAAACAAGAGAACCAAATCAAAATACTCATCACCAACTCAAAAATAATCGCGTTTGAAAGTAGGTAAAATAACAAACCATAACGTCACAATATAAAGACATAATAAGAAGCCAACAAAACAGGACAAGAATTGCCTGGAGTCATGGTTTCCTACATTCAGCAAGTaagcaaaatcatcattaaGTAAATATCAAACCAGATGAATCTCaatttcaacaattcaattttCATAGACAATTGAAGCAAGTCATGCATTGATATTCATAACTCAATTCTTAATATTCATAAACAACATTACATGGTCATTCATTCAGATAAAAGCTAGACATAATAGTAATTTGCCTAAGTATTATAATTTAGAACCTAGTAATTCACGTGTGGTCGTGGTACACTCTGTGAAAACGATATCGGTGGCTGCCGTGACCGTTTTGTAACGGCGAAATCGCACTACaacctttttttaaaacctttttggTTAATAACTATGTCTGCTACCATATATGTTTATTATCTTTGATTTTCATACAccagattattttaaaaaatcaatttctaacATACagttttctttaataattgaacTCTATGAATTTACCAAGAGACTAAACCAAACTTCAAACACTGTCAACAAACTTTATCACTCAATAAAACATTGAGAGAAATACTTAAAtttgtttcaaagaaatgcttaaatCTAATTCAAATTAGATCTCAATTCAAATTAGATCTCACCGAGGAGCAAAGAACATTAGATCACCCAAGATCTCAGTGAAGAACTTACATAAATCACAAAATGTAACAGCCAAGACGAAGAGGAATATGGAAGAAAATACCTGAGTTGAAAAAGGAACACTGTGAAAGAGATCATCGGAGATGGAGCAGGAGACGGCGGCGCGCGGCTAGGGTTGAACGGAAGATGGAGCAGGAGACGGCGGCCGACGGCGTGCGGCTAAGGTTGAACGGAATGAAGGGTGTGCCGGAATGAATGGTGGTGGCGGAATGAAGGGGAATGGATGGAACAAGGGTGAAAGAGAAGTTTTCACGATGAATTGAAATGAGAGAGTGAGAGAGGTAcggctgattttttttttttttttgtcagctttgattttttttgacatgGAAGTGATtgggtttttttattattaattttatgccACATAAGAGTGGTATAAGGTGTGTTGCCACCTATGGTGGTACACCTATCACTGCTCATTGAAAAGTGCAGTTGGTAATAAATTGAGAAGGCAaatgatattttgtttgaaaaagtgttggtgaaacaataaaaaataacaaaggcTACCGTGGTTTAGTTTGGCAACTGTGGAAAAGTAGGATACCAATTGTTGATGCAATATCAATGCTCCCCTGACACACAGTGTGACATGTAGACCAAAAAAGGCAAAAGACACCATGGATAATCATGCTCTTAGAGGCGTTGTTATGTCAgattttactttcttttctattttattttctcaaactcATGAGTATAAAATTTTCactatatatgattatgatatttagTTTGTTGCCAAGTCAAGTTGAAGCAATGCTTCCATTTGCTTTGGTGCAAAAACAAACACTGATGCAATGCAGGGTTGGAAATGGTGTTCCATTAAAAGAGACATTCTAGATGTCAATGGAATTAATggcaaatcaaattttattagaTTGCACATTTATTTGTAAATAGTCAAATAATCATTCTATCAATTAGCATAATTAGCTGTAAATGTATATATGTCAGTTTAGCTAATTTAGTGGGTTGAAAGTCAACTTAAAAGCTTGTAATTGCATTGTATTTATATGAGAAATCAGAATGAAGAGGGACACAGTTTTGACCCTCATTTCTCTTAGTCTCTCTGAGTTTAAACATCCCTCATTTCTTAGTTTCTTTGAGTCTAACATGGTATCAGCCTAGGTTACAATCCAAGAACCTAgtctgtttttcttttcttttcacttCTGTGTCTCGGTTATTCGTTTCCCAGTCCAGATTAACCTCTCATTCTTGTTCAATACCTATTTTCATAGTCACATGTCTACCGAAAAGCATGAAATCTTGGTGGTTCGCCTTAATGGCAAAAACTACTCAACTTGGGCATTCCATTTCGAGATATTTGTCACGGGAAAAGATTTGTGGGGTCATCTTGATGGCAGCACTCTAGTTCCTGACAAATTGAAAGATAAGGTTACACATGCCAAATGGGTAGTCAAAGATGCTCAAGTCATGTCCTGGGTCCTAGGTTCTGTTGATCCAAACATTGTCCTGAATCTCCGACCTTACAAAACAGCAGCCACAATGTGGAATTACTTGAAGAAAGTCTACAATCAGAACAACGCCGCTCGAAGATTCCAACTTGAACACGACATAGCCTTATTTAAACAAGATAGTCTCTCCATCTCTGAATTTTACTCTCAATTCATGAATCTTTGGGCTGAATATACTGAGATAGTTTATGCAGACTTAACTTCTGAAGGTTTAAGTTCTGTACAATCTGTTCATGAAACTACCAAGCGAGATCAATTTCTTATGAAATTGAGATCTGAATTTGAAGGTATTCGGTCCAATCTCATGCATAGAAACCCTGTACCATCATTGGATACATGTTTCAATGATCTGTTACGTGAAGAACAACGTCTGCTGACATAGTCCATCATTGAAGATCAAAAAGTGTCTACTGTTCTAGTGGCTTATGTGGCACGAGGAAAGACAAGAAGTCATGACATGAGTGTTGTTCAATGTTTCTGTTGCAAGAAATTGGGACATTATGCTTCAAACTGTCCAGACAAAGTCTGCAACTACTGCAAAAAAGACAGACATATTCTGAAGGAATGCCCAATAAGGCCACCAAGGAGAAATGTCACAGCCTTTACAACCTTGGTTGATTCATCTATTCCTAGCAACTCGGTCAATCCAGCACCGGTTCAGCAAAATGCTCCTACTGCTTCATCAGTGACCCCTTAAATGATTCAACAAATGATCATTTATGCCTTCTCTACTCTAGGAATCTCAGGTAAATCCTCTTCCTCATGGTACTTTGATTCGGGGGCTTCCAATCACATCACCAGCAATGCCCAATTTCTTACtaatatcaaaaaatattttggaaatcTCAAGATACATACTGCTGATGGAAATCAGTTACCTATCACAGCCACCGGTGATATTTCTTCATCTCTAACAAATGTTTTTGTCTCTCCTGGTCTCACTAGTAATCTCATTTCGGTTGGTCAATTAGTCGAGAATGACTATCAAGTACAGTTCTCACAATCTGGTTGTCTTGTGCAGGATCAACAATCAGGGAAGATAATCGCGAAGGGGCCTAAAGTTGGACGTCTTTTCCCAATCCAGTTTTCATTGCCTCAAAGTCTTTCTTTGCCTTTACTTTCTTGTAATTCTGCTATTGTTGATCACCAAGTGTGGCATAAGCGTCTTGGACATCCAAACGCAAATGTACTTCATGAGTTGCTAAAATCTAATTTTCTTGGAAATAAACACACTCCATCACTTAATTCTGTTCATTTTAATTGTATTCCTTGTAAGCTTggtaaaagtaaaattttgcCATTTCCAACACATCAGTCTAATGTAACACAACCTTTTGATATAATCCATAGTGATGTTTGGGTCGTGGCACCAGTTATATCTCATTCTCattacaaatattttgtaacttttattgatgattatagTCGTTTCACATGGGTCTATTTTCTGCGATCAAAAGATGAAGTCTTTTCCACTTTCAAATTTTTTCATGCTTATATTCAGAcccaattttcatcaaaaatcaaaatatttcgcTCTGACAATGGGGGGGAATACATGTCACACTCATTTCAGGAATTTTTGCAATCTAATGGCATTATATCTCAAAGGTCGTGTCCCtcaactccacaacaaaatggggtagCGGAAAGAAAAAACCGTCATTTGCTTGATGTTGTTCGCACCGTTTTGTTAGAGTCTCATGTGCCTTCACGATTTTGGTGTGAAGCTCTTTCCACTGTTGTCCATCTTATAAACAGAATGTCATCTCCATCAATAGGTAATGAATCCCCTTTCACTCGGTTATATGGTCACCCACCAAATTACTCCACTCTACGTGTCTTCGGTTGTGTGTGTTATGTCCACCTTCCTCCACAAGAACGCACTAAGCTCACCGCACAATCTGTTGAATGTGCTTTTCTCGGATACTCTCCTCATCAAAAGGGCTTTTTATGTTATGATCCTAACCTTCGTAGGATTCGGGTGTCTAGAAATGTCATAttccaagaaaataaatatttttttgcatcACATCATGACCTTGTCTCTTCTCCAGTTTCTGTTTTACCAATGTTTTCTAACTCTCATTCAGATCAACAATCATCTAAACCTCTCTTGACCTACAAAAGACGTAGTACTGCCACTCATGGGCCCCCTCAAGATAATTCCTTGGTTGCTGGTCCAGTAGAAGAACCAGAACCAGCTCCTCTACGACGCAGCTCACGCCAAAGCAATCCCCCAGAAAGGTATATCAATTGCATGATAGCAACATTATCTTCTATTCCTATTCCTTCCTCTTATAAACAGGCCATGGAGAATGATTATTGGCAGAAAGCTATAGAATCTGAACTTCTTGCCTTAGAAGAAAATCAAACATGGGATATAGTGCCATGTCCTTCATCTGTTAAACCTTTAGGCAGCAAGTTTGTGTTCTCTATAAAGCTGCGCTCGGATGGATCTATAGATCGTTACAAGGCTCGTTTAGTTGTGCTTGGAAATAAGCAAGAATATGGACTAGACTATGATGAGACGTTTGCTCCGGTTGCCAAGATGACAACCGTGCGCACTATTCTTGCTATTGTTGCGTCACAAGCTTGGTCGTtacatcaaatggatgtcaaaaacGCATTTCTTCACGGTGACCTTCAGGAGGAAGTTTACATCAAACTTCCTAATGGTATGCCTACACCTTCACCTAATACTGTTTGCAAACTAAAACGATCTTTGTATGAATTGAAACAGGCACCAAGAGTATGGTTTGAAAAGTTTCGATCGACACTAATTGGTTTTGAATTTAGTCAAAGTCAGTATGATCCATCTCTTTTCCTACAAAGAACTCCTAAAGGCATGGTGGTGCTGCTTGTTTACGTGGATGACATTGTTGTGACGGGTTCTGATCAAGATGCTATTTCTAGGATCAAAAATTTGTTGCACTCAACTTTTCATATGAAAGAGTTGGGCCGTCTCACTTATTTCATGGGTTTAGAGGTGCATTATCACCATGAAGGTGTTTTTCTAAATCAACAAAAGTATATTCAAGACTTGGTCCAGCTAGCTGGTCTCACAAATGCAACCCATGTTGACACTCCCATGGAAGTTAATGTTAAATATAGAAGAGATGAAGGTGACCACCTTGATGATCCCACTCAATATCGCAAACTGGTGGGAAGTCTCATCTATGTAACTATCACTCGCCCAGATATTTCTTTTGCTGTACACACAGTTAGTAAGTTCATGCAAACTCCACGACATTTTCATCTTTCAGCAGTACAACGGATCATTAGATACCTCCTTGGCACCCTAAAGCGTGGTTTATTTTTTCCTGTTGGTTCATCAATTAAACTCCAAGCATATAGTGATGCCGATTGGGCAGGCTGTCCAGACACAAGAAAATCTACTACTGGCTGGTGTATATTCCTAGGAAATGCTCCTATTTCATGGAAATGTAAGAAACAAGATTCAGTCTCAAAATCATCCACTGAAGCAGAATACCGCGCAATGTCTGCTGCTTGTTCTGAAATAATATGGTTGCGTGGACTTCTAACAGAACTTGGATTCTCTCAAGAACAACCGACTCCGCTGCATGCTGAGAACACTAGTGCCATTCAGATTGCAGCAAATCCAGTTTACCATGAACAGACGAAACACATCGAGGTTGATTGTCATTCTATTCGAGAAGCCTATGATCGAAGAATCATCAATCTACCACATGTCTCAACATCTGTTCAAACAGCAGACATTTTCACTAAAAGTTTGACACGTCAACGACACAATTTTCTACTTGGCAAATTGATGCTTGTAGATTTACCAGCATAAATTTGAGGGGGGATGTCAATGGAATTAATggcaaatcaaattttattagaTTGCACATTTATTTGTAAATAGTCAAATAATCATTCTATCAATTAGCATAATTAGCTGTAAATGTATATATGTCAGTTTAGCTAATTTAGTGGGTTGAAAGTCAACTTGAAAGCTTGTAATTGCATTGTATTTATATGAGAAATCAGAATGAAGAGGGACACAGTTTTGACCCTCATTTCTCTTAGTCTCTCTGAGTTTAAACATCCCTCATTTCTTAGTTTCTGAGTCTAACACTAGATGGTAATGGTTTAGCAGGAGAGACATTCTATAATAATGTGGTTTCTGCTTCTGTTAACAAAGTTGAGTTCATGACAGTATACTATTTTCTAGGAACAAGAACCATTTtcaagaggttttttttttaacaagaccATTTTCAAGAGGTTAGTTTAAATCATTAACTAAATCTTCTATACCAACTTCCTTATCCGCAAAATGTTTCCCATTTCTAGCCTCTCAAATCCTCCAAATGGTTGTATGACATGTTACCATTAAACCATTCCGGTGCCTTTTGTTGAGAGAAGAGGAATAAAAATAAGGCTTATATTCAATCacccggtcccttaacttaattgattgtctcaatttggtcccctaactataatttGTACCAATTTAGTCCCCTATGTTTTGCTTTGTTGCTagttttagtcctttctgttagtttctctcaaaaaaacgttaacttaTGTACCAAATTAGG containing:
- the LOC112417495 gene encoding uncharacterized protein, with product MSFLICRLWNSCLLQLRLRHECKSKYITKVNEKLTELQRSEIQKTPFKWLLSLPKKLKISENLLEELVERWDDRSGGFAIQGRIIRFTPLDVCFALGLRIIGEKVNFKNDPTSTTKAMFDNEVINVKTIYAKIINMEGDEDLEKFCRLYLLLGFAEFYFPNSSVKVSGWCLKMLDDLNCLGRYNWGVAVYETLACSLNRVAPLFCDGKNSSRLQIKGCALVLQVWALEHVLGYERSYHDSPLTFPRFMKARGVSLVGKNISHLLDNYLVIEELSATKEEVANEVVREALDRAPSGYIKWRPDPIISQLIVNNRLLGEANKGLSARISLLESETREMKKLYGSAQSSYVDEGVFNDEGVHEDVSMDEIERVIEREVANVSYCEPQPASNLLTRIKDKPRNRVKSRVLLSPWVKDGRIKKKI